A window of Pristiophorus japonicus isolate sPriJap1 unplaced genomic scaffold, sPriJap1.hap1 HAP1_SCAFFOLD_972, whole genome shotgun sequence genomic DNA:
cacaggaacaggaggcccattcagcccctcgagcctgttacacaggaacaggaggaggcccattcagcccctcgagtctgttacacaggaacaggaggcccattcagcccctcgagtctgttacacaggaacaggaggcccattcagcccctcgagtctgttacacaggaacaggaggcccattcagcccctcgagcctgttacacaggaacaggaggcccattcagcccctcgagcctgttacacaggaacaggaggcccattcagcccctcgagcctgttacacaggaacaggaggaggcccattcagtccctcgagtctgttacacaggaacaggaggaggcccattcagcccctcgagcctgttacacaggaacaggaggaggcccattcagcccctcgagcctgttacacaggaacaggaggcccattcagcccctcgagtctgttacacaggaacaggagcaggcccattcagtccctcgagcctgttacacaggaacaggagcaggcccattcagtccctcgagcctgttacacaggaacaggaggcccattcagcccctcgagcctgttacacaggaacaggaggcccattcagtccctcgagcctgttacacaggaacaggaggaggcccattcagcccctcgagcctgttacacaggaacaggaggcccattcagcccctcgagcctgttacacaggaacaggaggcccattcagctcctcgagcctgttacacaggaacaggaggcccattcagcccctcgagcctgttacacaggaacaggaggcccattcagcccctcgagtctgttacacatgaacaggaggcccattcagcccctcgagcctgttacacaggaacaggaggcccattcagcccctcgagcctgttacacaggaacaggaggaggcccattcagcccctccagcctgttacacaggaacaggaggcccattcagcccctcgagcctgttacacaggaacaggaggaggcccattcagcccctcgagtctgttacacaggaacaggaggcccattcagtccctcgagcctgttacacaggaacaggaggaggcccattcagcccctcgagcctgttacacaggaacaggaggcccattcagcccctcgagcctgttacacaggaacaggaggcccattcagcccctcgagcctgttacacaggaacaggaggcccattcagcccctcgagcctgttacacaggaacaggaggcccattcagtcccttgagctagtaacacaggaacaggaggcccattcagcccctcgagtctgttacacaggaacaggaggcccattcagcccctcgagcctgttacacaggaacaggaggcccattcagcccctcgagcctgttacacaggaacaggaggaggcccattcagtccctcgagcctgttacacaggaacaggaggaggcccattcagcccctcgagcctgttacacaggaacaggaggaggcccattgcacccctcgatcctgttacacaggaacagtaagatgcctattcagcccctcgagcctgttacacaggaacaggaggcccattcagcccctcgagcctgttacactggaacaggaggcccattcagtccctcgagcctgttacacaggaacaggaggaggcccattgagcccctcgagcctgttacacaggaacaagaggaggcccattcagcccctcgagcctgttacacaggaacaggaggaggcccattcagccccttgagcctgttacacaggaacaggaggcccattcagcccctcgagcctgttacacaggaacaggaggaggcccattcagcccctcgagcctgttacacaggaacaggaggaggcccattcagcccctcgagcctgttacacgggaacaggaggaggcccattcagcccctcgagcctgttacacgggaacaggaggaggcccattcagtccctcgagcctgttacacaggaacaggaggcggcccattcagcccctcgaacctgttacacaggaacaggaggcccattcagcccctcgagcctgttacacaggaacaggaggcccattcagcccctcgagcctgttacacaggaacaggaggcccattcagcccctcgaacctgttacacaggaacaggaggaggcccattcagtccctcgagcctgttacacaggaacaggaggcccattcagcccctcgagcctgttacacaggaacaggaggcccattcagtccctcgagcctgttacacaggaacaggaggcccattcagcccctcgagcctgttacacaggaacaggaggcccattcagcccctcgagcctgttacaccattcaatgagatcacggctgacctgtaccttaactccatttacccgacttgaaagctccaattgatcccTGGCCTTAACagatttttggggaagagagttccagattcccacttgcCCCTTTGTGCGAAGAATTCTTTCCCGacatcagtcctgaatggcctggctcgaaCTTTAAGgtgatgccctcttgttctggagtcCCAACACCAGGGGATAAAGTTCCTATCTCAATCCACCCGATAGAACCCTTCTATCAtctcaaacccctcgattagattgccccTAAATCTTCAACACTCGAGCGAACACAATCCGAGAATAAACGATGCCAATACGATTGAGGAAAACTTGTTTTATTGATACAATAATACCTTTGCAAGTTCAACAACAGAAGAGTTTTACTTTATCATAAAATGAAATTAAAGAGATGGACCAGAATGCTCCCAGGGATACGGGACTTTGAGTGacatggaacatagaaacatagaaacttagtaaataggtgcaggagcaggccattgggcccttcgagcctgccccaccattcaatatgatcatggctgatcattccctcagtaccccactcctgccttctctccagacccactgatccctttagctgtaagggccacatctaactccctcttgaacataagaactagaattttttgaggatgtaactagtagagtggacaagggagaaccagtggatgtggtgtatttggactttcaaaaggcttttgacaaggtcccacacaagagattggtgtgcaaaattaaagcacatggtattgggggtaatgtactgacggggatagagaactggttgtcagacaggaagcagagagtcgggataaacggggccttttcagaacggcaggcagtgactagtggggtgccgcagggatcagtgctgggaccccagctatttacaatatacattaatgatttagatgaaggaattgagtgtaatatctccaagtttgcagatgacactaagctgggtgggcggtgtgagctgtgaggaggatgctaagaggctgcagggtgacttggacaggttaggtgagtggggcaaatgcatggcagatgcagtataatgtggataaatgtgaggttatccactttgggggcaaaaacaggaaggcagaatattatctgaatggtgacagattaggaaaaggggaggtgcaacgagacctgggtgtcatgggacatcagtcattgaaagttggccatgcaggtacagcaggcggtgaagaaggcaaatggcatgttggccttcatagcgagaggatttgagtataggagcagggaggtcttactgcagttgtacagggccttggtgaggccacacctggaatattgtgttcagttttggtctcctaatctgaggaaggacattcttgcaattgagggagtgcagcgaaggttcaccagactgattcccgggatggcaggactgacatatgaagaaagactggatcgactgggcttatattcactggagtttagaagaaatagaggggatctcatagaaacatataaaattctgacgggactggacaggttagatgcaggaagaatgttcccgatgttggggaagtccagaaccagggctcacacagtctaaggataaggggtaagccatttaggaccgagatgaggagaaacttcttcacccagagagtggtgaacctgtggaattctctaccacagaaagttgttgggggccagttcgttggatatattccaaagggagttagatgtggcccttacggctaaagggatcaggggggtatggagagaaggcaggagtggggtactgagggaatggtcagccatgatcatattgaatggtggggcaggctcgaagggcccaatggcctgctcctgcacctattttctgtgtttctatgtatctaaccccgtgctgtacctgcactgggtgtgtttgatgggacagtgtagagggagctttactctgtatctaaccccctgtacctgccctgggagtgtttgatggggacagtgtagagggagctttactctgtatctaaccccctgtacctgccctgggagtgtttgatgggacagtgtagagggagctttactctgtatctaaccccgtgctgtacctgccctgggagtgtttgatgggacagtgtcgagggagcttcactctgtatctaaccccctgtacctgccctgggagtgtttgatgggacagtgtcgagggagcttcactctgtatctaaccccctgtacctgccctgggagtgtttgatgggacagtgtagagggagctttactctgtatctaaccccctgtacctgccctgggagtgtttgatgggtcagtgtagagggagctttactctgtatctaaccccctgtacctgccctgggagtgtttgatgggacagtgtagagggagctttactctgtatctaaccccctgtacctgccctgggagtgtttgatgggacagtgtagagggagctttactctgtatctaaccccctgtacctgccctgggagtgtttgatgggacagtgtagagggagctttactctgtatctaaccccctgtacctgccctgggagtgtttgatgggacagtgtagagggagctttactctgtatctaaccccgtgctgtacctgccctgggagtgtttgatgggacagtgtagagggagctttacccagagggggagaggtggagaatgtttttacgcagcgagttgttgtgatcggcaaCGCGCTGCTTGAAAGCTCGGAGAGAGCAGGCTCGATCGGGACTTTCtaacggggaattggataaatactagacgGGGGAAATGTCCCGGGGCTgcgggggaagagcaggggggagtgtgggactgatgggatcgctctctgacagagccggcacaggctcgacaggcccaatgggatcctcctgtgctgccTGATTCTATGAATGGAGCCTgtggtcactgtagtaatgtgggaaacgcggcagtcaattcacgcacagcaagctcccacacacagcgatgtgataatgacccggattaatctgtttcagtgatgttggtcgagggataaatattggccccaggacaccggggagaactccccctgctcttcttccaaattgtggccccgggatcttttacatccgcccgagagggcagacgggggcctcggtttaacggctcatcccgaaagagggcccctccgacagtgcggctctccctcagtactgcccctccgacagtgcggcactccctcatactgcccctccgacagtacggcactccctcagtactgcccctccgacagtgcggggctccctcagtactgcccctccgacagtgcggggctccctcagtactgcccctccgacagtacggcgctccctcagtactgcccctccgacagtacggcgctccctcagtactgcccctccgacagtacagcactccctcagtactgcccctccgacagtacagcactccctcagtactgcccctccgacagtacagcactccctcagtacagcccctccgacagtacagcactccctcagtacagcccctccgacagtgcggcgctccctcagtactgcccctccgacagtacggcactccctcagttacgcccctccgacagtacagcactccctcagtacagcccctccgacagtacggcactccctcagtactgcccctccgacagtgaggcactccctcagtactgcccctccgacagtgcagcactccctcagtactgcccctccgacagtgcggcgctccctcagtactgcccctccgacagtgaggcactccctcagtactgcccctccgacagtgcggcactccctcagtactgaccctccgacagtgcggcactccctcagtacagcccctccgacagtacggcactccctcagtactgcccccgagGAGTGTGGGCCTGGTTTATGGGGCTCGAgtctggaggcgagagagagagcgttaccccACTGAGTCAGCGCGGACACTGTCGAGATTATTCGAGCTTGCGAAGGTGTATGTACATGACTCCACTGGAGAGGGTGAGTGCAAATGCAATCCACGCCAAGGCAAAGCAGTAGCTGAAGCTCCCAGTACTGTCCTGGTGAATGTCCATCACATGCAGGGTGTAAATCAGGGCGGCAGCCATCAGACACAGACCTGCCAAGTCAAAACATCAAGGTCATTCAAcgagaccctcacccacagggaccgagaggctcccgtctccctcagtaacccactgaccctcacccacagggaccgagaggctcccgtctacctcagtaacccactgaccctcacacacagggaccgagaggctcccgtctccctcagtaacccactgaccctcacccacagggaccgagaggctcccgtctccctcagtaacccactgaccctcacccacagggaccgagaggctcccgtctccctcagtaacccactgaccctcacccacagggaccgagaggctcccgtctccctcagtaacccactgaccctcacccacagggaccgagaggctcccgtctccctcagtaacccactgaccctcacccacagggaccgagaggctcccgtctccctcagtaacccactgaccctcacccacagggaccgagaggctcccgtctccctcagtaacccactgaccctcacccacagggaccgagaggctcccgtctccctcagtaacccactgaccctcacccacagggaccgagaggctcccgtctccctcagtaacacactgaccctcacccacagggaccgagaggctcccgtctccctcagtaacccactgaccctcacccacagggaccgagaggctcccgtctccctcagtaacccactgacactcacccacagggaccgagaggctcccgtctccctcagtaacccactgaccctcacccacagggaccgagaggctcccgtctccctcagtaacccactgaccctcacccacagggaccgagaggctcccgtctccctcagtaacccactgaccctcacccacagggaccgagaggctcccgtctccctcagtaacccactgaccctcacccacagggaccgagaggctcccgtctccctcagtaacccactgaccctcacccacagggaccgagaggctcccgtctccctcagtaacccactgaccctcacccacagggaccgagaggctcccgtctccctcagtaacccactgaccctcacccacagggaccgagaggctcccgtctccctcagtaacccactgaccctcacccacagggaccgagaggctcccgtctccctcagtaacccactgaccctcacccacagggaccgagaggctcccgtctccctcagtaacccactgaccctcacccacagggaccgagaggctcccgtctccctcagtaacccactgaccctcacccacagggaccgagaggctcccgtctccctcagtaacccactgaccctcacccacagggaccgagaggctcccgtctccctcagtaacccactgaccctcacccacagggaccgagaggctcccgtctccctcagtaacccactgaccctcacccacagggaccgagaggctcccgtctccctcagtaacccactgaccctcacccacagggaccgagaggctcccgtctccctcagtaacccattgaccctcacccacagggaccgagaggctcctgtctccacacactgagggttaggggacgggagggatgggcttcgatgggagggttaggggacgggagggatgggcttcgatggggttaggggactggagggatgggcttcgatgggagggttaggggacgggagggatgggcttcgatgggagggttaggggacgggagggatgggcttcgatggggttaggggacgggagggatgggcttcgatgggagggttaggggacgggagggatgggcttcgatggggttaggggacgggagggatgggcttcgatgggagggttaggggacgggagggatgggcttcgatgggagggttaggggacgggagggatgggcttcgatggggttaggggacaggagggatgggcttcgatgggagggttaggggacgggagggatgggcttcgatggggttaggggacgggagggatgggcttcgatgggagggttaggggaagggagggatgggcttcgatgggagagttaagggacgggagggatgggcttcgatggggttaggggacgggagggatgggcttcgatgggagggttaggggacgggagggatgggctttgatgggaggattaggggacgggagggatgggattcgatggggttaggggacgggagggatgggcttcgatgggagggttaggagacgggagggatgggcttcgatgggagggttaggggacgggagggatgggcttcgatgggagggttaggggacgggagggatgggcttcgatgggagggttaggggacgggagggatgggcttcgatgggagggttaggggacgggagggatgggcttcgatggagttaggggacgggagggatgggcttcgatgggagggttaggggacgggagggatgggcttcgatgggagggttaggggacgggagggatgggcttcgatgggagggttaggggacgggagggatgggcttcgatggagttaggggacgggagggatgggcttcgatgggagggttaggagacgggagggatgggcttcgatgggagggttaggggacgggagggatgggcttcgatgggagggttaggggacgggagggatgggcttcgatgggagggttaggggacgggagggatgggcttcgatggagttaggggacgggagggatgggcttcgatgggagggttaggggacgggagggatgggctttgatggggttatgggacaggagggatgggcttcgatgggagagttaggggacgggagggatgggcttcgatgggagggttaggggacgggagggatgggcttcgatgggagggttaggggactggagagatgggcttcgatgggagggttaggggacgggagggatgggcttcgatggggttaggggacgggagggatgggcttcgatgggagggttaggggacgggagggatgggcttcgatgggagggttagggtacgggaggtatgggcttcgatgggagggttaggggacgggagggatgggcttcgatgggagggttaggggacgggagggatgggcttcgatgggagggttagggtacgggaggtatgggcttcgatgggagggttagggtatgggagggatgggcttcgatgggagggttagggtatgggagggatgggcttcgatgggagggttaggggacgggagggatgggcttcgatggggttaggggacgggagggatgggcttcgatgggggagttaggggacgggagggatgggcttcgatgggggagttaggggacgggagggatgggcttaggGGACAAGTGTCTCACCTGCAAAGATCTGGAAGAGGCCTGTGGCGTAGAACAGGCTCCCCCTTCGAAGTGTGTAGAGCTGACAGAGAAAGATCACGAAGGAGGCAGTCGAGAACATGACAGCGATAACCATTGAGGCTTGCACCGCGTGGAGCCACTCTGAGGGAGAaaagactgggttagataatgtgccagtactgagggagtgtcggaggggcagtactgagcgagtgtcggaggggcagtactgagcgagtgtcggaggggcagtactgagggagtgtcggaggggcagtactgagggagcgtcggaggggcagtactgagggagcgtcggaggggcagtactgagggagtgtcggaggggcagtactgagcgagtgtcggaggggcagtactgagggagtgtcggaggggcagtactgagggagtgccgtactgcactgtcggaggggcagtactgagggagtgccgtactgtcggaggggcagtactgagggagtgccgcactgtcggaggggcagtactgagggagtgccgtactgtcggaggggcagtactgagggagcgccgtactgcactgtcggaggggcagtactgagggagtgccgtactgtcggaggggcagtactgagggagtgccgtactgtcggaggggcagtactgagggagtgccgtactgtcggaggggcagtactgagggagccccgcactgtcggaggggcagtactgagggagtgccgtactgcgctgtcggaggggcagcactgagggagcgccgtactgtcggaggggcagtactgagggagtgccgcactgtcggaggggcagtactgagggagtgccgcactgtcggaggggcagtactgagggagcgccgtactgtcggaggggcagtactgagggagtgccgtactgtcggaggggcagtactgagggagtgccgtactgcgctgtcggaggggcagtactgagggagtgccatactgcgctgtcggaggggcagtactgagggagtgccgtactgcgctgtcggaggggcagtactgagggagtgccgtactgtcggaggggcagtgctgagggagtgccgcactgcgctgtcagaggggcagtactgagggagtgccgtactgtcggagggacagtactgagggagtgccgtactgtcggagggacagtactgaggagtgccgtactgtcggagggacagtactgagggagtgccgtactgtcggaggggcagtactgagggagtgccgcactgcgctgtcggagggacagtactgagggagtgccgtactgtcggagggacagtactgaggagtgccgtactgtcggagggacagtactgagggagtgccgtactgtcggaggggcagtactgagggagtgccgcactgcgctgtcggagggacagtactgagggtgtgccgtactgtcggagggacagtactgagggagtgctgtactgtcggagggtcagtactgagggagtgccgcactgtcggaggggcagtactgagggagcgccgcactgccagaggggcagtactcagggagccccgcactgtcagaggggcagtactgagggagccccgcactgtcagaggggcagtactgagggagccccgcactgtcagaggggcggtactgagggagtgccgcactgtcagaggggcagtactgagggagtgccgcactgtcagaggggcggtactgagggagtgccgcactgtcagaggggcagtactgagggagtgccgcactgtcggaggggcagtactgagggagccccgcactgtcagaggggcggtactgagggagtgcatgtgagggggcttgaccgggtagatgcagggagggtgtttcccccccgccccggggctggggagactggaaccaggggtcacacagtctcaggataagggggcggccattgaggacggagatgaggagggatttcttcactcggaggggggtgaactctggaattctctgccccagagggctgtggaggctcagttgttgaggctgagatcgagagatttttggggtCGAGGGGAaagcgagggatcgggcgggagagcGGGGCTGAGGTCAACGATCGGACgcgatctcattggatggcggagctggctcgaggggccgaatggcccactcctgctcccgatTTAATTTAAAATGATGAATCTCGAAACGAGAAATCTCAGAATGAATAGTCAGCCTGGATTCCAgaggggaaagtcttgcttgaccaaccgcaTTGAATttgttgaagaggtaacagagacagTCGACAAGGGTCATGCAGTCGATGTAATGTAtcgggattttcagaaggccttcgataaggtgtcCCATCCCTGGCTGGTGGACAAGGTCAGAGAACGgggagtcaggggacaagcagcagaatggatcgctggctggcttcaagacagaaagcagagagtcggggcaaAGGGGAActcttcacagtggcagaaggtggggagTGGGATCAGCACACTGGGaccgctgttgttcacaatttacatcaacGCTTTCTAAATCTGCGGGTGACATCAaattggtgtgtgtgggggggtcactgaggACACTGCGACAAATTaccggacattaataaacttgcagaatgtgcatGCCATTGGCCAatcaagttcaacacagataaatggtcgGAAGAATGGGGAGGTTACGTATTACTTGtcgggggtagaggaacaaaggaatctcgtgGTACAGATACACAAGTCGCGAaacgttgcaacacaggttagaaa
This region includes:
- the LOC139258423 gene encoding peripheral myelin protein 22-like; protein product: MRERHNYKLMRKCQIKYYQVGVLSRMYLLLPSLLLLHLTALILLYVATINNSWWWYGQGMTGDLWRHCWFSDLENSWDCNSSLVSGGEEWLHAVQASMVIAVMFSTASFVIFLCQLYTLRRGSLFYATGLFQIFAGLCLMAAALIYTLHVMDIHQDSTGSFSYCFALAWIAFALTLSSGVMYIHLRKLE